AGTCCAAAGAGCAGGTCGAGCAGGGCTATGTACGCCGCCAGGTCTACGATTGTCTCGTGGCCGATCCGAACCCCGTATGCGAAGAGGAGATGTATGCTCCCGACCACAACGTATCCCGGGAAGTTATACCTCTCTCCGAAGCTCATCGCCGCTATCCCGTAGAAAAAGAGCGCAAGAAGAACGAAAAAGGAAACGATGAGGGGTTTAGGCCTCATCGCCCAGCTCCTCCACCGGGAGCCTCATCCTGGATACGACGACCAGCGTCAGGATTCCGAGGAGAGGCATTACCGCCAGCTCCCCGAGGGCAAGCCCTATGCTCTGTCTTGCCAGTGCGTCGGTGAGTCCCGGGGCTATGACGTTGGCTGAGTTCGAGATGAGTCCGAGGGCAAAGCTGGCCTTCGGGAAGATGCTCTTTGGATACGTCGCCGGTGCACTGGTCCAGAATGCCGGCCCGGTTCCCTGGAGGGCGCCGATGAGGACGACCGAGGCGAGGGCTAGGGTGTAGTTTCCGGCGAGCATTGCCTTTCCGTAGATGAGGAGACCGACGAAAGCCACCGCGTAGGAGAATATCATGACCTGAACGATGGCCCTGAAGAGCCCCTTGGCGCTCGGGTTCTTCCTGGAGAGAAGATAGCCCATGTATCCCATACCTATGCTCCAGAGGGCTTTGGATACGTTGAGACTCGTGCTCAGTGTTGCCACATGCTCCTTTGTCCAGCCGATTTCATAGCCGAGGGACGCTGAGAACCCTACAATTGTAAATATAATCCACAGAGCGGGGAAGAAAGTAAGACCGAGCACCCATGTGAAGGGCATCTTCCAGACGTTTATCTTTTGGCCGCCCTCTGTTTTGTGGACTATCTCAAAGTCCTCCGTAAAGAGCCACCAAAGGACGAGAACCGCGTACATTATGATGACCGTGACCCAGAAGCCGCCCTTCCAGCCGAAGGCTCCGACCGCGTACTTGGCGCTTATGCTTCCAAAGACACCTCCCCAGAAGATGCCCGAAAGGATTATGCCCTTGGCGAAGGGCCTCTCGGCAACAAAGAAGTGTGCTATCTGGGTGCTGAAGAGCGGCACGAGCGTGACGACGAAACCCTGGATAAACCTGAGGAAGACGACGGTGTACCAGTTGGGTGCGATTGGAATGAGCGCCTGAGCTATGGCCGCCCAGCTGAGCGCTATGGCCACGCTCTTCTTAAAGCTCCCCTCGT
This window of the Thermococcus thermotolerans genome carries:
- a CDS encoding MFS transporter; the encoded protein is MDKRWSSVLLDTLVMTAGFGTLTMMAVAKPDVIAHFGIGSAEYEWQHIAYVFGLFIAFLLGHTRIYEGSFKKSVAIALSWAAIAQALIPIAPNWYTVVFLRFIQGFVVTLVPLFSTQIAHFFVAERPFAKGIILSGIFWGGVFGSISAKYAVGAFGWKGGFWVTVIIMYAVLVLWWLFTEDFEIVHKTEGGQKINVWKMPFTWVLGLTFFPALWIIFTIVGFSASLGYEIGWTKEHVATLSTSLNVSKALWSIGMGYMGYLLSRKNPSAKGLFRAIVQVMIFSYAVAFVGLLIYGKAMLAGNYTLALASVVLIGALQGTGPAFWTSAPATYPKSIFPKASFALGLISNSANVIAPGLTDALARQSIGLALGELAVMPLLGILTLVVVSRMRLPVEELGDEA